A single Bufo bufo chromosome 6, aBufBuf1.1, whole genome shotgun sequence DNA region contains:
- the ADAT3 gene encoding probable inactive tRNA-specific adenosine deaminase-like protein 3 produces MSPSSDDLKFYSSWLLIPVLSLEEEQERKDYESGHIMPPLTAFFAAPITDKKQISRLSQALYLQYPLYGTLRHLKRVCACQSRLEILLRPVTPEDQLNLLKNNMDISKQNDDSPKKTVDSKREIHLQVTDILQGGCLDLNGLGKPYIVSVPSRAAKNQKEQQVWASIWPCTYHAKPKNTNSKECDSGEGVSEQELLRIGRNMHQALEAAQQNQSRGGKGVGAVVVDQESGKVVATGTDQTGVEGGPLLHACMVAIDLVAQQQGGGAYVELSSMQEADRDRLHKESEQGVESKGNEREKRKRSKEKDAGTEVPYLCTGYEVYVTHEPCVMCSMALLHSRVSCVYYGCSSSGGALGSYYRLHCNPGLNHRFLVYRGVLEDECQRLFCGNEI; encoded by the coding sequence ATGTCTCCATCTTCAGATGACCTCAAATTCTACTCTTCTTGGTTACTCATCCCTGTATTGTCCCTGGAAGAGGAACAAGAGCGCAAGGATTATGAGTCAGGACATATCATGCCACCTTTGACTGCATTCTTTGCAGCTCCCATCACTGACAAAAAACAAATCTCTCGTTTGTCTCAGGCTTTATACTTACAATACCCTCTTTATGGTACCCTGCGGCATTTGAAAAGGGTTTGTGCATGCCAGTCCCGTCTAGAGATTTTGCTTCGTCCTGTCACACCTGAGGACCAATTAAATCTGCTAAAAAACAATATGGACATATCAAAGCAGAATGATGACAGTCCCAAAAAGACTGTTGATTCCAAAAGAGAGATTCATTTACAGGTTACTGACATTCTGCAAGGTGGATGCCTTGACCTAAATGGATTAGGGAAACCATACATTGTGTCGGTTCCTTCACGGGCAGCAAAGAACCAAAAGGAACAGCAAGTTTGGGCAAGCATTTGGCCCTGCACCTACCATGCCAAGCCCAAGAATACGAATTCGAAGGAATGCGATAGTGGTGAAGGTGTATCTGAGCAAGAACTGTTACGAATTGGAAGAAACATGCATCAGGCCTTAGAAGCAGCACAGCAAAATCAGTCTAGAGGGGGAAAGGGTGTTGGAGCAGTTGTGGTGGACCAAGAAAGTGGTAAAGTTGTGGCAACTGGAACGGATCAGACTGGAGTCGAGGGAGGTCCACTGCTTCACGCATGCATGGTAGCAATAGACTTGGTTGCTCAACAACAAGGTGGAGGAGCCTATGTTGAACTTTCTAGCATGCAAGAAGCAGATAGAGATAGACTACATAAAGAATCTGAACAAGGGGTGGAATCAAAAGGAAATGAAAGGGAAAAGAGAAAACGTTCAAAGGAAAAGGATGCAGGAACCGAAGTCCCATATTTGTGTACTGGGTATGAGGTGTATGTTACCCACGAGCCTTGTGTCATGTGTTCCATGGCTCTTCTCCACTCCCGTGTGTCTTGTGTCTACTATGGATGCAGTTCCTCTGGTGGTGCTTTGGGATCCTACTACCGTCTCCACTGCAACCCTGGGCTCAATCATAGGTTCCTTGTATATCGAGGGGTGCTGGAAGATGAATGCCAGCGTTTATTCTGTGGTAATGAAATTTGA